The proteins below come from a single Mya arenaria isolate MELC-2E11 chromosome 8, ASM2691426v1 genomic window:
- the LOC128242309 gene encoding uncharacterized protein LOC128242309 isoform X3: MSDLNSYYRDQFDRWYDHGFDLSKSILEALLTTSLQKYPDNIRKVISSNVVHSVSPPIFEKELSIIRQFTDKVNGEIEFKHFSLVMWLLEKCPREYRLSLSDGHQANAHYILYELNTSNITFDVTDLLLHIHYAKADSGLHEEFINIPKHVIFKMEEKFHEGPVVRIIKKGKMKEIPEVLFHHFPGGNHFSAENISVGFIAAENGYTYALKQLVNHDADIHFRMPTFSNILTMHDAVEIATNFKHWNYGLLDIAAQNGHTDTVKLILHDDLFSFYKLHERNGLNLSPWHLACMFNRSEVVEVFLQFNRSFVDWKCLYFAAEKGNIVIVKLLLDAGIYDECVLCTNKLYWIPDGTARVQGNMIPENDSMYVLFDDWSELACESALHAAIRQNHLNVVRELLKDSQHSTLHCFDRGGRPALIAALQNNRTEMVRLFLQVSNAHRIKVQCHKMAVLEDNIQIHNIELVKMNTMKCKAGHGIEHAISPMPVVLQNIFDHTKFDFNRRDEDDCLPIHYAACGNNVEYLQFLLQRHEMLFETLICFNNTNAFHSTIHCRAFGTFIYFINNDTLSKSSFGQNFKEYVLYLLKLLNNQEEYANNATDKIWSEMFKLMIEKFHVDISMMVDDDGNNMLHYIVKNGHFKLLKYLVAKKRDATLELLHRSSLNGKSQITYLAKYMAKRMYVRTGIPLYTSPHSSPHSVQQEQKKLSSSEYCFSLISRFLNQYGMFKSEDKITIMQQLLRRKSYNLVDVYLKYIIPVDELFKTTVFATFLDFDNTGYVTTNYLSFLLHDIKMQQKIDFERYEFVHCSTCQDLRYKCLAHQFTRKIALFQGNLNIHFGEVQEMIYRNVFKRMIAYTDTSILSSCVDQQGLNILELAINRKSLMLMTLFRDKGVQTKSPEELLLRSFKANDHIEKIPVTLLNSTSLQSVDLVDIHFHTHEQIVQIFNTTTKKGKQGNAELLSLMMQNDIHLLNIACVLRERHDHFYASFIGIYSSKLSKLFICMDRSANFSLIHVLALHGYSNTIERCVKYFGRNILDCLNIDHFTPLYLSKVYDKTNTTFNTILENSPNKHLTFPRKPAEKHFLYNLVTQFYFSKGEHRKALCYLRYLNRPKMNIYKTIKQYRCFKSITQYIITPKSYQLFLKDLKLKLIERSLNELRQSFLDKMNDLKVSNALVSVPVKQETPVSLSNMMKLKRFICIHYMHNYKQCLIRRNIKVLLQTKPDGFTSFDKYIIRLTLSNRFEYICKYHMDDYESEMFRTKQSSQSCVTKHLFKRFCIDPTIYFQKFLLRKEYIHSPDFETSFSGQRFRQVFRNTNEFKIFSDNEVYKYKYMDAFRYYPIVKFSFQYSITDHHKKIFPNFEYINSSMSSELVRNAYTKFKNAQGGEY, translated from the coding sequence ATGAGCGATTTGAATAGCTATTATAGAGACCAGTTTGATAGATGGTATGACCACGGGTTTGATTTGTCAAAATCCATTTTGGAAGCGTTGTTGACAACCTCTCTTCAGAAATATCCGGACAATATAAGAAAAGTGATTTCATCAAATGTCGTCCACAGTGTATCACCTCCGATATTTGAAAAGGAGCTTTCCATTATACGACAGTTCACAGACAAAGTTAATGGCGAAATTGAGTTCAAACATTTTTCGTTAGTTATGTGGCTGCTAGAAAAGTGCCCCCGTGAGTACAGACTTTCCCTTTCTGATGGCCATCAAGCAAATGCGCATTATATTCTGTATGAACTAAACACATCTAATATAACTTTTGATGTCACAGATTTACTTTTACACATACATTATGCTAAAGCGGATTCAGGTCTACACGAAGAATTCATAAACATACCGAAACATGTCATCTTTAAAATGGAGGAGAAATTTCATGAAGGACCTGTGGtaagaataattaaaaaaggaaaaatgaaagaaataccGGAGGTATTGTTCCATCACTTTCCAGGGGGCAATCACTTTAGTGCTGAAAACATTTCAGTGGGGTTTATTGCTGCAGAAAACGGATATACTTACGCTTTAAAACAACTGGTAAATCACGATGCGGATATACACTTTCGCATGCCAacgttttcaaatatattaacgATGCATGACGCTGTAGAGATAGCAACTAATTTTAAGCACTGGAATTATGGGTTGCTAGACATAGCAGCACAAAACGGACATACAGACACAGTCAAACTAATTTTACACGATGATTTATTCTCCTTTTATAAGTTACATGAACGAAACGGATTAAACCTCTCACCATGGCATCTTGCTTGCATGTTTAATCGTAGTGAAGTGGTTGAAGTGTTTTTGCAGTTCAATCGCTCATTTGTTGACTGGAAATGTTTGTACTTTGCAGCTGAAAAGGGCAATATTGTAATCGTAAAACTCCTTTTGGATGCAGGTATTTATGACGAATGTGTGTTATGCACAAATAAATTATACTGGATTCCAGATGGCACAGCTAGAGTACAAGGAAATATGATCCCTGAAAACGATTCGATGTACGTTCTCTTTGATGACTGGAGCGAATTGGCATGTGAATCCGCCTTACATGCAGCTATTCGACAAAATCACCTAAATGTTGTAAGGGAGTTGTTGAAGGACAGCCAGCATTCAACGCTTCATTGTTTTGACCGAGGGGGTCGCCCTGCTTTGATCGCTGCACTTCAAAATAATCGTACTGAAATGGTTAGACTTTTCCTTCAAGTGAGTAACGCGCACAGAATAAAAGTACAATGCCATAAAATGGCGGTGTTAGAAgacaatatacaaatacacaacATAGAATTGGTAAAAATGAACACTATGAAATGCAAAGCCGGACACGGTATTGAGCACGCCATTTCACCGATGCCTGTGgtattacaaaacatatttgatcaTACAAAGTTTGACTTTAACCGAAGAGACGAAGACGATTGTTTACCAATCCATTATGCCGCCTGTGGAAACAACGTTGAATATCTTCAATTTTTACTGCAACGTCATGAGATGTTGTTTGAAACACTTATTTGCTTTAATAACACAAACGCCTTCCATTCAACGATTCACTGTAGAGCATTTGGTACCTTCATTTACTTTATTAATAATGACACGTTGTCTAAGTCCAGTTTTGGACaaaattttaaagaatatgTGTTGTAcctgctcaaactgttaaataaCCAAGAAGAATACGCAAATAACGCCACTGACAAAATATGGAGTGAAATGTTCAAACTTATGATTGAAAAGTTTCACGTTGATATTTCAATGATGGTAGATGATGACGGCAACAATATGCTTCATTACATCGTAAAGAACGGACattttaaattacttaaatatcTGGTAGCAAAGAAGCGCGATGCCACTTTGGAGTTATTGCACAGAAGTTCATTAAACGGAAAGTCACAAATTACATATTTAGCAAAATACATGGCTAAGCGCATGTATGTCCGAACTGGAATACCTTTATATACAAGTCCACATTCAAGCCCACATTCAGTTCAACAAGAACAGAAAAAGCTATCGTCGAGTGAATACTGTTTTTCACTAATATCGCGTTTTTTGAATCAATACGGGATGTTTAAAAGTGAAGACAAGATTACCATTATGCAACAATTACTTCGAAGAAAAAGTTATAATTTAGTTGACGTTTATCTTAAGTATATCATTCCAGTAGATGAATTATTCAAGACAACTGTGTTTGCTACTTTTCTGGACTTCGACAACACTGGGTATGTAACTACAAACTATCTGTCGTTTCTTCTTCATGACATCAAAATGCAACAGAAGATTGACTTTGAAAGATATGAATTTGTCCATTGTTCCACATGTCAAGATCTACGTTACAAATGCTTAGCACATCAGTTTACACGTAAAATTGCCCTTTTTCAAGGAAATTTGAATATCCATTTCGGTGAGGTACAGGAAATGATATATCGTAATGTATTTAAACGTATGATTGCATATACAGATACAAGTATCTTATCATCTTGTGTGGATCAACAGGGTTTGAATATTTTAGAGTTGGCTATAAACAGGAAATCCTTAATGTTGATGACATTGTTTAGGGACAAAGGTGTTCAAACTAAATCTCCTGAAGAACTCTTACTCCGCTCCTTTAAGGCGAACGATCATATTGAAAAAATACCAGTTACTTTATTGAATTCCACATCTCTGCAGTCGGTAGATCTGGTAGATATTCATTTCCATACACATGAACAAATCGTGCAAATATTTAACACAACTACGAAAAAGGGTAAACAAGGTAACGCCGAGTTATTGTCCCTTATGATGCAAAACGATATACACCTTCTTAACATTGCATGTGTTCTCCGGGAAAGACATGACCATTTTTACGCTAGTTTTATTGGTATATATAGCTCAAAACTATCGAAACTTTTTATTTGCATGGATCGTTCAGCGAACTTCTCTCTGATTCACGTGTTGGCTCTACATGGCTATTCGAACACTATTGAAAGATGCGTGAAGTACTTCGGAAGAAATATTCTTgactgtttaaatattgatcatTTTACGCCATTATATTTGTCCAAAGTTTATGACAAGACAAATACAACATTTAACACTATTTTAGAAAACAGTCCCAATAAACATCTCACATTTCCTAGAAAACCAGCCGAAAAGCATTTTCTATATAACCTTGTTACCCAATTCTATTTTTCGAAAGGCGAACACCGAAAGGCACTGTGCTATTTGCGATATTTAAATAGaccaaaaatgaacatttataaaactataaaacagtATAGgtgttttaaatcaattacGCAATACATTATCACACCTAAATCCTATCAGCTATTTCTAAAAGATCTTAAGCTTAAACTGATTGAGCGTTCTTTAAACGAACTTCGCCAGTCGTTTTTAGACAAAATGAATGATTTGAAGGTATCCAATGCTCTTGTCTCTGTTCCAGTTAAGCAAGAAACACCTGTAAGCTTATCAAACATGATGAAACTCAAACGTTTCATATGCATTCACTATAtgcataattataaacaatgtttaattcGAAGAAATATAAAAGTTTTGTTACAAACCAAACCGGATGGTTTTACCTCTTTTGATAAGTATATCATCAGACTGACTCTTTCAAATCGGtttgaatacatttgtaaatatcacATGGACGATTATGAATCTGAAATGTTTCGCACAAAACAATCATCTCAGAGTTGCGTCaccaaacatttattcaaacgGTTTTGTATTGATCCAACgatatattttcagaaatttcttttaagaaaagaATACATACACTCGCCTGACTTTGAAACATCATTTTCCGGACAAAGATTTAGACAAGTATTCCGTAATACAAACGAGTTTAAGATTTTTTCCGATAATGaagtatataaatacaaatatatggaTGCTTTTAGATACTATCCAATtgttaaattttcttttcagtATAGTATAACAGATCACCATAAAAAGATATTTCctaattttgaatatattaactCGTCTATGAGTAGTGAATTAGTACGCAATGCCTATACTAAGTTCAAAAACGCACAGGGCGGcgaatattga